In Actinoplanes sp. NBC_00393, a single genomic region encodes these proteins:
- a CDS encoding bifunctional 5,10-methylenetetrahydrofolate dehydrogenase/5,10-methenyltetrahydrofolate cyclohydrolase — MSARLLPGAPVAESVLTDVKARVTALKERGVQPSLATILVGDDDASAGYIRIKQKQAAELGFASPHQHLSGDVTQADLLKVIAEFNDDKNVHGVLIQYPIPAHLDYDAALQTLDPDKDVDGMHPLNMGRLAVGLPGPLPCTPAGIEALLAFHEIEVSGREVVILGRGATLGRPLAMLLAQKRPTANAAVTVVHTGVKDWPRYTQRAEILIAAAGVPGIIQPEHVKPGAVVIGAGVRYEGRRLLPDVDESCAEVAGAITPRVGGVGPTTVAMLFRNAVTAAERATA, encoded by the coding sequence ATGTCTGCCCGTTTGCTTCCCGGCGCCCCGGTCGCCGAGTCCGTGCTCACCGACGTCAAGGCGCGGGTCACCGCGCTCAAGGAGCGCGGTGTCCAGCCCAGCCTGGCCACCATCCTGGTCGGCGACGACGACGCCAGTGCCGGCTACATCCGGATCAAGCAGAAGCAGGCCGCCGAGCTCGGTTTCGCCTCGCCGCACCAGCACCTCAGCGGCGACGTCACGCAGGCCGACCTGCTCAAGGTGATCGCCGAGTTCAACGACGACAAGAACGTGCACGGCGTCCTGATCCAGTACCCGATCCCGGCCCACCTGGACTACGACGCCGCCCTGCAGACCCTCGACCCGGACAAGGACGTCGACGGGATGCACCCGCTCAACATGGGCCGGCTCGCGGTCGGCCTGCCCGGCCCGCTGCCCTGCACCCCGGCCGGCATCGAGGCGCTGCTCGCCTTCCACGAGATCGAGGTCTCCGGCCGGGAGGTGGTCATCCTGGGCCGCGGCGCCACCCTGGGCCGGCCGCTCGCCATGCTGCTGGCCCAGAAGCGGCCGACCGCCAACGCCGCGGTCACCGTCGTGCACACCGGGGTGAAGGACTGGCCGCGCTACACCCAGCGCGCCGAGATCCTGATCGCCGCCGCCGGCGTTCCGGGCATCATCCAGCCCGAGCACGTCAAGCCCGGCGCGGTCGTGATCGGCGCCGGCGTCCGCTACGAGGGCCGCCGCCTGCTGCCGGACGTCGACGAGTCCTGCGCCGAGGTGGCCGGCGCGATCACCCCGCGGGTCGGCGGCGTCGGCCCGACCACGGTTGCGATGCTGTTCCGCAACGCCGTCACCGCGGCCGAGCGCGCCACCGCCTGA
- a CDS encoding alkene reductase has protein sequence MTKLFSGFPLGNLSLPNRIVMAPMTRVRAAAGGLATPSMAAYYAQRATAGLIVSEGVQPNAVGQSNPGTPGLHTDAQVAAWRPVTDAVHASGGRIFAQVMHGGRVSHPDTTGLQPVGPSAVPAIGDVFTPSGPQPAPVPRALALEEVPEQAESYGSAARRAVEAGFDGVELHGANGYLISQFLSSNANLRTDRYGGPVANRIRFAVEAVEAAVDAVGAARTGIRLSPAGTFWGVQESDIPEMYAALLRELARLEIAYVHLEATADEEVLIELRRAWPGVLIMNPVLPMGPKQTGRTEAEHWLGLGADLISFGRAFVANPDLVERLRIGLPLAPVEEATYYQGGDAGYLTYPAYQYAA, from the coding sequence ATGACGAAGCTCTTCAGCGGGTTCCCGCTCGGCAACCTGTCGCTGCCCAACCGGATCGTGATGGCCCCGATGACGCGGGTCCGTGCCGCCGCCGGTGGTCTCGCCACCCCGTCCATGGCCGCCTACTACGCGCAGCGCGCCACCGCCGGCCTGATCGTGAGCGAGGGCGTGCAGCCCAACGCCGTCGGGCAGTCCAATCCGGGCACGCCGGGCCTGCACACCGATGCCCAGGTGGCCGCCTGGCGGCCGGTGACCGATGCCGTGCACGCCAGCGGCGGCCGGATCTTCGCCCAGGTGATGCACGGTGGCCGGGTGTCACATCCGGACACCACCGGGCTGCAGCCAGTCGGGCCGTCGGCCGTTCCGGCGATCGGTGACGTGTTCACGCCGAGCGGGCCGCAGCCGGCGCCGGTGCCGCGGGCGCTGGCGCTCGAGGAGGTGCCGGAGCAGGCCGAATCCTACGGGTCGGCCGCGCGGCGGGCCGTCGAGGCCGGATTCGACGGGGTCGAGCTGCACGGCGCCAACGGGTACCTGATCTCGCAGTTCCTGTCGTCGAACGCGAACCTGCGCACGGACCGCTACGGCGGGCCGGTGGCGAACCGGATCCGGTTCGCCGTCGAGGCGGTGGAGGCGGCCGTCGATGCGGTCGGCGCAGCGCGGACCGGTATCCGGCTGTCCCCCGCGGGCACTTTCTGGGGCGTCCAGGAGTCCGACATTCCGGAGATGTACGCGGCGTTGCTGCGCGAGCTGGCCCGGCTGGAGATCGCCTACGTGCATCTGGAGGCGACCGCGGACGAGGAGGTGCTGATCGAGCTCCGGCGGGCCTGGCCAGGCGTGCTGATCATGAACCCGGTGCTGCCGATGGGGCCGAAGCAGACCGGCCGGACCGAGGCCGAGCACTGGCTCGGGCTGGGCGCGGATCTGATCAGTTTCGGGCGGGCGTTCGTCGCCAACCCGGATCTCGTGGAGCGGCTGCGGATCGGCCTGCCGCTGGCCCCGGTCGAGGAGGCGACGTACTACCAGGGTGGTGACGCCGGCTACCTGACGTATCCGGCGTACCAGTACGCCGCCTGA
- a CDS encoding MerR family transcriptional regulator translates to MRIGELAARAGVSVRSVRYYEEQGLLSSVRSPSGQRLYGDKEVERVEFIQRLYAAGLSSRTIADLMPCVESPSEENSDAALDRMALERDRLSRHIDELARTRDTLDRLIVVAQRAREELTSGSSSATHSTC, encoded by the coding sequence TTGCGCATCGGTGAGCTCGCGGCCCGGGCCGGCGTCAGCGTCCGCTCGGTCCGCTACTACGAGGAGCAGGGCCTGTTGTCCAGCGTGCGCAGCCCGAGCGGCCAGCGGCTCTACGGCGACAAGGAAGTCGAGCGGGTGGAGTTCATCCAGCGGCTCTACGCGGCCGGCCTGTCCAGCCGGACCATCGCCGACCTGATGCCCTGCGTCGAGTCCCCCAGCGAGGAGAACTCGGACGCCGCCCTGGACCGGATGGCCCTGGAACGCGACCGGCTCTCCCGGCACATCGACGAGCTGGCCCGCACCCGGGACACCCTGGACCGCCTGATCGTGGTGGCTCAGCGGGCGCGCGAGGAGCTGACCTCCGGCTCCAGCAGCGCCACGCACTCCACGTGCTGA
- a CDS encoding class I SAM-dependent RNA methyltransferase, protein MTELVEGDRVEVTVGAPAHGGHCVARIGGPHGRVIFVRHALPGERVTAEITELHRGYLRADAVEIHEASPDRVTPPCPFAHPGGCGGCDLQHATEDAQLRWKTAVVREQLGRLAGLSPEDQDRIFVRVEPLPGPSGPDRLLGWRSRIRYSVDAADRPGLLKHRSHEVVAIDRCRIAHPAIQELDLLKRTWPEADGLQAVASTGGEVAVLASRSPLTGDDLTDAPSGGGLVRLSGPEEVTEVAGGRAWHVPPEGFWQVHPAAADTLVGVVLKMLRPAEGEVAWDLYGGAGLFAAALAARTGARTTVVESSSIGVAAARANLGGLPNVEIVTAKVDAALSRRRVTGPVDLVVLDPPRAGAGAKVVKAVAAAGPRAIAYVACDPAALARDLKTFRAEGYTATGIRAFDCFPMTQHVECVALLEPEVSSSRAR, encoded by the coding sequence ATGACCGAGCTGGTCGAGGGCGACCGGGTCGAGGTGACCGTGGGCGCGCCCGCCCACGGTGGGCACTGCGTGGCCCGGATCGGCGGACCGCACGGCCGGGTGATCTTCGTCCGGCACGCGCTGCCCGGCGAGCGGGTCACCGCCGAGATCACCGAGTTGCACCGCGGCTATCTGCGGGCCGACGCGGTGGAGATCCACGAGGCCTCCCCGGACCGGGTCACCCCGCCCTGCCCGTTCGCCCATCCGGGTGGTTGCGGCGGCTGCGACCTCCAGCATGCCACCGAGGACGCGCAGCTGCGGTGGAAGACCGCGGTGGTCCGGGAACAGCTGGGACGGCTGGCCGGGCTCAGCCCGGAGGATCAGGACCGGATTTTCGTACGCGTGGAGCCGCTCCCCGGCCCGTCCGGACCCGATCGGCTGCTGGGCTGGCGCAGCCGGATCCGCTACTCGGTGGACGCCGCGGACCGCCCGGGCCTGCTCAAGCACCGCTCCCACGAGGTGGTGGCGATCGACCGGTGCCGGATCGCGCACCCGGCCATCCAGGAGCTCGACCTGCTCAAGCGGACCTGGCCGGAGGCGGACGGTCTGCAGGCGGTCGCGAGCACCGGCGGTGAGGTGGCGGTGCTCGCCAGCCGGTCACCGCTGACCGGGGACGATCTCACCGATGCCCCGTCGGGTGGGGGACTGGTCCGGCTCTCCGGGCCCGAGGAGGTCACCGAGGTGGCCGGTGGGCGTGCTTGGCACGTACCCCCGGAAGGTTTCTGGCAGGTGCACCCGGCCGCCGCCGACACGCTTGTCGGTGTGGTGCTGAAGATGTTGCGGCCCGCCGAAGGCGAGGTCGCGTGGGACCTGTACGGCGGCGCCGGGCTGTTCGCGGCGGCCCTGGCCGCTCGCACCGGCGCCCGGACCACAGTGGTCGAGTCCTCCTCGATCGGGGTGGCCGCGGCCCGTGCCAACCTCGGCGGCCTGCCGAACGTGGAGATCGTCACCGCCAAGGTGGATGCCGCGCTGAGCCGGCGGCGGGTCACCGGCCCGGTCGACCTGGTGGTGCTGGACCCGCCGCGGGCCGGCGCCGGCGCGAAGGTGGTCAAGGCGGTGGCGGCGGCCGGGCCGCGCGCGATCGCCTATGTGGCGTGCGACCCGGCGGCCCTGGCCCGGGACTTGAAGACGTTCCGGGCCGAGGGTTACACCGCCACCGGGATCCGGGCCTTCGACTGCTTCCCGATGACTCAGCACGTGGAGTGCGTGGCGCTGCTGGAGCCGGAGGTCAGCTCCTCGCGCGCCCGCTGA
- a CDS encoding APC family permease, which yields MASTTSLAKRLLLGRPFRSDKLKHTLLPKRIALPVFASDALSSVAYAPDEILLTLSIAGAAAYVYSPWVTLAVAVVMVTVVASYRQNVHAYPSGGGDYEVATVNLGPKFGLGVASALLVDYILTVAVSVSSGVSNLGSVVPWVAEHKIGVAIAAVVLLSALNLRGLRESGTAFAVPTYLFIIVIVGMILTGLVRVFILGDDLRAPSADLVIDAEEHHLTQIGFVFLLLRTFSSGCAALTGVEAISNGVPAFKPPKSRNAATTLMLLGGLAIVMLSGIILLARATHLQYVENESLQILAGPPNYVQKTVTTQLAETVFGSGSVLFIVVGAVTAMILFLAANTAFNGFPVLGSILAQDRYLPRQLHTRGDRLAFSNGILFLAVAALVLIVAFEAEVTKLIQLYIVGVFVSFTLSQAGMIRHWNRLLRTQRDPERRRRMIRSRAINTFGMGLTGAVLIIVLITKFLLGAWIAIAAMVVIYGLMVAIHRHYTRVAEELKPTDERPVLPSRNHAVVLVSKVHMPTLRAIAYAQATRPDTLTAVTVNVDDNDTRNIQEEWERRQVPVPLTVVDSPYREITRPIIDFVKGVRRSSPRDVVTVFVPEYVVGRWWENLLHNQSALRIKGRLLFEPGVMVTSVPWQLRSSQDRDLERLDRGLSRAPARGPRNRAEEAEPFGNDREPS from the coding sequence GTGGCCAGTACCACCTCCCTCGCCAAACGGCTGCTTCTCGGCCGTCCGTTCCGCTCGGACAAGCTGAAACACACGCTGCTGCCGAAGCGGATCGCACTGCCGGTCTTCGCCAGCGACGCGCTCTCCAGCGTGGCGTACGCGCCGGACGAGATCCTGCTGACCCTCTCGATCGCCGGTGCCGCCGCCTACGTGTATTCGCCCTGGGTGACGCTCGCCGTCGCGGTGGTGATGGTGACGGTGGTCGCGAGCTACCGGCAGAACGTGCACGCGTACCCGTCCGGCGGTGGCGACTACGAGGTGGCCACGGTCAACCTGGGGCCGAAGTTCGGGCTCGGGGTGGCCAGTGCCCTGCTGGTGGACTACATCCTGACCGTCGCCGTCTCGGTCTCCTCCGGAGTCAGCAACCTCGGCTCGGTGGTGCCCTGGGTGGCCGAGCACAAGATCGGCGTGGCGATCGCCGCGGTGGTCCTGTTGAGCGCCCTCAACCTGCGGGGACTGCGCGAGTCCGGGACCGCCTTCGCGGTGCCGACCTACCTGTTCATCATCGTGATCGTCGGGATGATCCTCACCGGGCTGGTCCGGGTCTTCATCCTCGGTGACGACCTGCGGGCGCCCAGCGCCGACCTGGTGATCGACGCCGAGGAGCACCACCTCACCCAGATCGGCTTCGTCTTCCTGCTGTTACGGACGTTCTCGTCCGGCTGTGCGGCGCTGACCGGTGTCGAGGCCATCTCCAACGGCGTGCCCGCGTTCAAGCCGCCGAAGAGCAGGAACGCCGCCACCACGCTGATGCTGCTCGGCGGTCTGGCGATCGTCATGCTCTCCGGCATCATCCTGCTGGCCCGGGCCACCCACCTGCAGTACGTGGAGAACGAGAGCCTGCAGATCCTCGCCGGCCCACCGAACTACGTACAGAAGACGGTGACCACCCAGCTCGCCGAGACGGTGTTCGGCTCCGGCTCGGTGCTGTTCATCGTGGTCGGCGCGGTGACCGCGATGATCCTCTTCCTGGCCGCGAACACCGCGTTCAACGGCTTCCCGGTGCTCGGCTCGATCCTCGCCCAGGACCGGTACCTGCCCCGGCAGCTGCACACCCGCGGCGACCGGCTGGCCTTCAGCAACGGCATCCTGTTCCTCGCGGTCGCCGCGCTCGTGCTGATCGTGGCGTTCGAGGCCGAGGTCACCAAGCTGATCCAGCTCTACATCGTCGGCGTCTTCGTCTCGTTCACGCTGTCCCAGGCCGGCATGATCCGGCACTGGAACCGGCTGCTGCGCACCCAGCGGGACCCGGAACGCCGGCGCCGCATGATCCGGTCGCGGGCCATCAACACGTTCGGAATGGGACTTACCGGGGCAGTACTGATCATCGTGCTGATCACCAAGTTCCTGCTCGGCGCCTGGATCGCGATCGCCGCCATGGTGGTGATCTACGGGCTCATGGTGGCCATCCACCGGCACTACACCCGGGTCGCCGAGGAGCTGAAGCCGACCGACGAGCGGCCCGTGCTGCCCTCCCGCAACCACGCGGTGGTGCTGGTCAGCAAGGTGCACATGCCGACGCTGCGGGCCATCGCGTACGCGCAGGCGACCCGGCCGGACACGCTGACCGCGGTGACGGTGAACGTGGACGACAACGACACCCGCAACATCCAGGAGGAGTGGGAGCGGCGTCAGGTGCCGGTGCCGCTGACCGTGGTCGACTCGCCGTACCGGGAGATCACCCGGCCGATCATCGACTTCGTGAAGGGCGTGCGCCGCTCCTCGCCGCGCGACGTGGTCACCGTCTTCGTGCCGGAATACGTGGTCGGCCGCTGGTGGGAGAACCTGCTGCACAACCAGAGCGCGCTGCGGATCAAGGGCCGGCTGCTCTTCGAGCCGGGCGTGATGGTCACCAGCGTGCCGTGGCAGCTGCGCTCCAGCCAGGACCGCGATCTGGAGCGGCTGGACCGCGGTCTGAGCCGGGCACCGGCCCGCGGCCCGCGCAACCGGGCCGAGGAGGCCGAACCGTTCGGCAACGACAGGGAGCCGTCATGA
- a CDS encoding potassium channel family protein produces MHVVIMGCGRLGSTLAQKLDAQGHHVAVIDRDAESFRRLGSEFGGVTVNGIGFDRDVLQAAGIERADAFAAVSSGDNSNIISARLARETFGVSRVVARIYDSRRAQVYERLGIPTIATIRWAADRMFRYLVPEDRVEVFRDPTSVVSIVEAPLHRDWIGRPVKSLEERTGARVAYLTRFGMGLLAQPSTVLQDGDQVFLLVTDETVGTALDICERADKEGN; encoded by the coding sequence GTGCACGTGGTGATCATGGGGTGCGGCCGGCTCGGTTCGACGCTGGCACAGAAGCTCGACGCGCAGGGTCATCACGTGGCCGTGATCGACCGCGACGCCGAGTCCTTCCGGCGGCTGGGCTCGGAGTTCGGCGGCGTGACGGTGAACGGGATCGGCTTCGACCGGGACGTGCTGCAGGCCGCCGGCATCGAACGGGCGGATGCGTTCGCAGCGGTCTCCAGCGGCGACAACTCCAACATCATCTCGGCCCGGCTGGCCCGCGAGACGTTCGGCGTGAGCCGCGTCGTGGCCCGAATCTACGACTCCCGGCGGGCCCAGGTCTACGAGCGGCTCGGCATCCCCACGATCGCGACGATCCGGTGGGCCGCCGACCGGATGTTCCGCTACCTGGTGCCGGAGGACCGCGTCGAGGTGTTCCGTGACCCGACCAGCGTGGTCAGCATCGTGGAGGCGCCGCTGCACCGGGACTGGATCGGCCGGCCGGTGAAGTCGCTGGAGGAGCGGACCGGCGCGCGGGTGGCGTACCTGACCCGGTTCGGGATGGGCCTGCTCGCCCAGCCCTCCACCGTCCTCCAGGACGGCGATCAGGTCTTCCTGCTGGTGACCGACGAGACCGTCGGCACGGCACTGGACATCTGCGAGCGCGCCGACAAGGAGGGCAACTGA
- a CDS encoding potassium channel family protein, whose protein sequence is MRIAIAGAGNVGRSIAQELIGNGHDVMLIERQPRQLCPERVPQAQWVLADACELSSLEEADLASCDVVVAATGDDKANLVVSLLAKTEFAVARVVARVNRAENEWLFTEQWGVDVAVSKPRLMAALVEEAVTVGDLVRLMTFRQGEANLVEITLPRDAPYEGKPLRSVPMPRDAALVAILRGKRVLVPTPDDPLEAGDELIFVCTSDVEDQIRAVVLGDGGLPALG, encoded by the coding sequence ATGCGCATCGCCATCGCCGGCGCCGGCAACGTGGGCCGGTCCATCGCGCAGGAGCTGATCGGCAACGGGCACGACGTGATGCTGATCGAGCGGCAACCCCGTCAGCTCTGCCCGGAACGGGTGCCGCAGGCCCAGTGGGTGCTCGCCGACGCCTGCGAGCTCAGCAGCCTGGAGGAGGCCGACCTGGCGTCCTGCGACGTCGTGGTGGCGGCCACCGGCGACGACAAGGCCAACCTCGTGGTGTCGCTGCTCGCCAAGACCGAGTTCGCGGTGGCCCGGGTGGTGGCCCGGGTGAACCGCGCCGAGAACGAGTGGCTGTTCACCGAGCAGTGGGGCGTGGACGTCGCGGTGAGCAAGCCCCGCCTGATGGCCGCCCTGGTCGAGGAGGCGGTCACGGTCGGCGACCTGGTCCGGCTGATGACCTTCCGCCAGGGCGAGGCGAACCTCGTCGAGATCACCCTCCCGCGCGACGCGCCGTACGAGGGGAAGCCGCTCCGCTCGGTGCCGATGCCCCGGGACGCCGCCCTGGTCGCCATCCTGCGCGGCAAACGGGTCCTGGTGCCCACCCCGGACGACCCGCTCGAGGCCGGCGACGAGCTGATCTTCGTGTGCACCAGCGACGTCGAGGATCAGATCCGCGCCGTGGTGCTAGGCGACGGCGGCCTCCCGGCGCTGGGCTGA
- a CDS encoding DUF3159 domain-containing protein produces MSGSEPRHAAHESVEERIAEEVVEELELHQVRKDDEDEPLPSMSEQISEQLGGVRGLIESSLPVLAFVVLNVLLGESVVGLEKREALLWAIIGSVGSAVGIGAVRLIRRQPVRHAVNGLFGIAIGAWLAWRTGDAKNFYLPGILLTFGQAAVLLLSVVFRKPLIGYAWGIMANKGRQDWFGNTRLFRTFQWLTLLWVASLCVRAGIQAYLYAIGEANALGIVRILVSWPIYAGTFAFTAWAIHRVTSAQRREAAVA; encoded by the coding sequence GTGAGTGGCAGCGAGCCGCGCCACGCCGCGCACGAGTCGGTCGAGGAGCGGATCGCCGAGGAGGTCGTCGAGGAGCTGGAGCTTCATCAGGTCCGCAAGGACGATGAGGACGAGCCGCTCCCGTCGATGAGCGAGCAGATCTCCGAGCAGCTCGGCGGGGTCCGCGGGCTGATCGAGTCCAGCCTCCCGGTGCTCGCCTTCGTGGTGCTCAACGTGCTGCTCGGCGAGTCGGTGGTGGGCCTGGAGAAGCGTGAGGCGCTGCTCTGGGCGATCATCGGCTCGGTCGGCTCGGCGGTGGGCATCGGCGCGGTCCGGCTGATCCGCCGGCAGCCGGTGCGACACGCGGTGAACGGCCTGTTCGGCATCGCGATCGGCGCCTGGCTGGCGTGGCGTACCGGGGATGCCAAGAACTTCTACCTGCCCGGCATCCTGCTGACCTTCGGTCAGGCCGCGGTGCTGCTGCTCTCGGTGGTCTTCCGCAAGCCGCTGATCGGGTACGCCTGGGGCATCATGGCCAACAAGGGCCGCCAGGACTGGTTCGGCAACACCCGGCTGTTCCGGACCTTCCAGTGGCTGACCCTGCTCTGGGTGGCCTCACTGTGCGTGCGGGCCGGCATCCAGGCGTACCTGTACGCCATCGGTGAGGCCAACGCGCTCGGCATCGTGCGGATCCTGGTGAGCTGGCCGATCTACGCGGGCACGTTCGCGTTCACCGCCTGGGCGATCCACCGGGTGACGTCAGCCCAGCGCCGGGAGGCCGCCGTCGCCTAG
- a CDS encoding OB-fold nucleic acid binding domain-containing protein, with translation MTTEERTGLRRFLNRLTATEAELDAEQLQRDSAKCGAVPAGECQRGQVVSVSGRLRTVAYTPRTNLPTLEADLYDGSDVVTLVFLGRRSIPGIEPGRQLTARGRIAVRDDRKVIYNPYYELEAPR, from the coding sequence ATGACGACCGAAGAGCGCACCGGTCTGCGCAGGTTCCTCAACCGGTTGACAGCGACCGAGGCGGAGCTGGACGCGGAGCAGTTGCAGCGGGACAGCGCCAAGTGCGGCGCCGTCCCGGCTGGGGAGTGTCAGCGGGGTCAGGTCGTTTCGGTGTCAGGGCGACTGCGGACGGTGGCGTACACTCCACGCACCAACCTGCCGACGCTGGAGGCCGACCTCTACGACGGCAGCGACGTGGTCACGTTGGTCTTCCTGGGACGCCGGTCGATCCCCGGCATCGAGCCGGGACGCCAGCTCACCGCGCGCGGCCGGATCGCGGTCCGCGACGACCGTAAGGTGATCTACAACCCGTACTACGAGCTGGAGGCGCCCCGGTGA
- a CDS encoding DUF3710 domain-containing protein — protein MFSRKRDAAKHVRAADAPPSKALADSLASGGDAPAPEFGPWDAKHAPGGVQRLDLGSLQIPAVEGVEVRVQANPDGGVEQIVLVDGESALQLGVFAAPKTEGIWDEVRAEIAEAMAADGVSPQELTGKYGIELAARVNTPDGPADVRFVGVDGPRWMVRALYQGAAASDPGREGVLGEVLSGLVVIRDNEPRPVREPLPLRLPREMAEQGQQAE, from the coding sequence ATGTTCTCCCGTAAGCGCGATGCCGCTAAGCACGTTCGTGCGGCCGACGCGCCGCCCTCGAAGGCGCTCGCCGACAGCCTGGCCTCCGGCGGGGACGCGCCGGCGCCCGAGTTCGGCCCGTGGGACGCCAAGCACGCGCCGGGCGGGGTGCAGCGACTCGACCTGGGCAGCCTGCAGATCCCGGCGGTCGAGGGCGTCGAGGTGCGGGTGCAGGCCAACCCGGACGGCGGCGTCGAGCAGATCGTGCTGGTGGACGGCGAGAGCGCCCTGCAGCTGGGAGTCTTCGCGGCGCCGAAGACCGAGGGCATCTGGGACGAGGTGCGCGCCGAGATCGCCGAGGCGATGGCCGCCGACGGGGTCAGCCCGCAGGAGCTCACCGGGAAGTACGGGATCGAGCTGGCGGCCCGGGTGAACACCCCGGACGGGCCGGCCGACGTGCGGTTCGTCGGTGTCGACGGCCCCCGCTGGATGGTCCGGGCGCTGTACCAGGGTGCGGCCGCCTCCGACCCGGGCCGCGAGGGCGTGCTCGGCGAGGTGCTGTCCGGCCTGGTGGTGATCCGGGACAACGAGCCCCGGCCGGTCCGCGAGCCGCTGCCGTTGCGCCTGCCGCGGGAGATGGCCGAGCAGGGTCAACAGGCCGAATAG
- the dut gene encoding dUTP diphosphatase — protein MSDVVIQVRRLDPDLPLPAYAHPGDAGADLFAAEEVEIAPGGRAKVRTGLAIALPEGYVGLVHPRSGLAARLGVTVLNAPGTVDAGYRGEIMVILINHDPGNTVKISRGDRIAQLVVQRVERAVFDVVEMLDDTARGAGGHGSTGGHAALPEQQN, from the coding sequence GTGAGCGATGTGGTCATCCAGGTCCGCCGGCTCGACCCGGACCTGCCTCTGCCGGCGTACGCCCATCCCGGTGACGCCGGCGCGGATCTGTTCGCCGCGGAGGAGGTGGAGATCGCCCCCGGCGGCCGCGCCAAGGTCCGGACCGGTCTGGCGATCGCTCTGCCCGAGGGGTACGTGGGCCTGGTGCATCCGCGTTCGGGGCTGGCCGCTCGCCTCGGCGTGACGGTGCTCAACGCGCCCGGTACGGTCGACGCCGGTTACCGCGGCGAGATTATGGTGATCCTGATCAATCACGATCCGGGGAACACCGTCAAGATTTCTCGGGGCGACCGGATCGCCCAACTCGTGGTTCAGCGTGTGGAGCGGGCCGTCTTCGACGTGGTGGAGATGCTCGACGACACCGCGCGCGGGGCAGGCGGGCACGGTTCGACCGGCGGCCACGCAGCGCTGCCCGAGCAGCAGAACTAA
- a CDS encoding DUF3093 domain-containing protein, with amino-acid sequence MTPESPARTDATHRERLSLPWWAWPATLTAGAIIATELVLGLPDVPGWLPYAVLLPLSVLLLIPAGRLRVAVTADEFQVDDARLPVSVISDVVALDAAGKREALGIGAHPLAFVVQRAWIGPAVQVLLDDPEDPTPYWVVSTRRPVELATALLEVSRRERAARSN; translated from the coding sequence GTGACACCCGAGTCCCCGGCGCGCACGGATGCGACCCACCGAGAACGGCTCAGCCTGCCGTGGTGGGCCTGGCCCGCCACCCTCACCGCCGGCGCGATCATCGCCACCGAGCTGGTCCTCGGCCTGCCCGACGTGCCCGGCTGGCTGCCGTACGCGGTGCTGCTCCCGCTCTCCGTGCTGCTGCTGATCCCGGCCGGCCGGCTCCGGGTGGCGGTCACCGCCGACGAGTTCCAGGTCGACGACGCCCGGCTGCCGGTCTCGGTGATCTCGGACGTGGTCGCGCTCGACGCCGCCGGCAAGCGCGAGGCGCTGGGCATCGGCGCGCACCCGCTCGCCTTCGTGGTCCAGCGGGCCTGGATCGGGCCGGCGGTGCAGGTGCTCCTGGACGATCCGGAGGACCCGACGCCGTACTGGGTGGTCAGCACCCGGCGCCCGGTCGAGCTCGCCACCGCGCTGCTCGAGGTCAGCCGTCGAGAACGCGCTGCCCGCTCGAACTGA
- a CDS encoding DUF4193 domain-containing protein, which translates to MATDYDAPRRDEVDLGEDSLEELKARRADSQSGAVDVDEVEVAESFELPGADLADEELTVKVLPMQTDEFRCARCFLVHHRSQLAVERNGELICRECA; encoded by the coding sequence ATGGCCACCGACTACGACGCCCCGCGTCGCGATGAGGTCGACCTCGGCGAGGACAGCCTCGAGGAGCTCAAGGCCCGTCGCGCCGACTCGCAGTCGGGCGCAGTGGACGTCGACGAGGTCGAGGTGGCGGAGAGCTTCGAGCTGCCCGGCGCCGACCTGGCCGACGAGGAGCTGACCGTCAAGGTGCTGCCGATGCAGACCGACGAGTTCCGTTGCGCCCGCTGTTTCCTGGTGCACCACCGCAGCCAGCTGGCTGTGGAGCGCAACGGGGAGCTGATCTGCCGCGAGTGCGCCTGA